The following coding sequences are from one Gossypium hirsutum isolate 1008001.06 chromosome A12, Gossypium_hirsutum_v2.1, whole genome shotgun sequence window:
- the LOC121211404 gene encoding uncharacterized protein encodes MVNRLSADKSGNVRNILLVVATLIASVTFQAGVNPPGGVWQKGDCAGRAIYAFDSAAYYVFLISNTLALATSMHVIISITYKSLFHLEIVIATISMIVTYGSAIFAVTPHEMRFQYAIAAFAVPFIMQCLIQLFNVLVFKNDHKSDPKNGNNE; translated from the exons ATGGTAAACCGTTTAAGCGCAG ACAAGTCTGGCAATGTTCGAAACATTTTGTTAGTAGTAGCAACCCTCATAGCTTCCGTTACCTTCCAAGCTGGTGTCAACCCTCCTGGCGGAGTATGGCAAAAAGGAGATTGTGCAGGCAGAGCCATTTATGCATTCGACTCAGCAGCCTACTATGTTTTCTTGATTTCCAACACCCTCGCTCTCGCCACTTCCATGCATGTCATCATCTCGATCACCTACAAATCCCTTTTCCACCTCGAAATTGTTATTGCCACCATTTCCATGATCGTCACTTACGGCTCCGCAATTTTCGCAGTTACTCCCCATGAAATGCGATTTCAGTATGCCATAGCTGCTTTTGCTGTGCCTTTCATAATGCAGTGTTTGATTCAGCTCTTCAACGTCCTCGTCTTTAAAAATGACCACAAGTCTGATCCAAAGAATGGCAATAATGAGTAA